tgacgagaaataacacatataagaaataaaacttctaatctgaaaaatgattaaggttgtgacataGAAAATAGGGGATAATGTTGGGGAGAAGGTTGGAGGTGGGAggagaataatttttcttttaaatttaaattttatttaattttaaatattttaaatcaaataaattataattttataaataagtttataatatatatatatatatatatatattacaaaaattagatgaaaatgTCCTCAATTGGCTAACAAAGATAAACACAAGGACCAGAttggccaaattgaaaacacaggGACTAAATTGACCCAATGACTAAAACACATGAaccattttaatatttaagccTCAATTTTTAATCAAGGTCCCTCAGTTTTAATAaatgtcattaattatttcaatactaaaatattttacatgtcaaaataattaaattttatttctaaatatattcatttagtgttaaaaacgttacatttgatataatatatatttatggctaaattttgcatcttatatttttatttttaacttgtacccattttattttgctacgctttttttaaattgtaccaattttctttttagttttagtttatacccatatattaatttctttttgggtccatatttttcaaacttttatttgtactcattttttttttaaccttttatttgCACCAATAGTTTGCtaataatgtacccattttgtctttaaaaatgtaccactttgttatatgtaaaatataccatttattattatttttttttgtaagtacctttttttttaatgtaaaatgtacccattttctAATGTAAGagctattaatttttttaatctgaaatgtacccattttttttaatataaaacttTCCaccttttttgtaaaaaatgtaTCAACTTTTTGTATATAAAATGTACCGTATAaaaatttccaattttttttatgtaaaatgtcattagtataagtaatgacaaatcatgggttttatttaaataCAATTTATCTTAATGACAAATCATGTCATTaagataaattataattttttatataagtataacttatttttttaatatttttaatcccacaaatcttgatttttattcaaaatctcattaatataagtaactacaaatattaaattttaattaaaattataataacctacatagaaatgcATTATggcattaatttcagggacttcattcaaaaactgaaaacgaatAAGATTTCAGTAAAAAAACATTGATAAATAGGGACTGCATCCAAAACCATCcttaaagaaaatttcaaatattaACAATGACATATTGACcgtttattatttaaatatgttTGAGACTTATTTTTGTAAACTTTAAATACGCTAGGCATGTTTGAGACATACTTTTGTGAGGATTAAAAACGTTTTATGACAATTAAAGTGTTTGCAAAAGCATTTgacaaaaaagtttaaaaatttgttATAAATCGTAAAAACGTTTTCTAAGAAAGCATAATCAACAAGCACTAAAAAAATTggatatttaataaaaaaatatttataataaaattaattgtaTTCAAACAATAACTTTTTTATGATGCTCCAGGTTAGAAAATATTTCGtatgttttaaaatgttaaatttttatttaaaaaatatttcggAAAAAATTCAGTGCGAGAAGCTTGGTAGTTTTTCTTTTCCCCGCGAAAACAgcggaaaaagaaagaagttaCCGAGATGTTGACTGTACACGGCCCCTGTACTTAGTCCAGTCGACACTCCTCCCTCTCAAACGTTTAAAAACCCCAGAGACCACTCCAACTGACACATCCCCCATAACTCTGCCGCCAAATCACTCTCCCACCCACACCCACCACCGCGTCAACCGCCTCCCCCTTCATCTCCCCCCATTCCCAATGCCCACAATCTGACCTCCTCCCTCAGTTTTCCAATTCACTGCAGCATTACATCAAACACCTCGCCAGCAATCTTCGATGGCGTCTCTCTCCCGGCGAGCCTCCTTCGGCAGCTCGCCCCAGCCAACCGCCGCATCTTCCACTACGGATCTGAAGCACCGGGTCATCACCTGCCTCAACAAGCTCGCCGACCGCGACACTCTCGCCATGGCCTCCGCCGAGCTCGACTCCATTGCTCGAACCCTCGCACCCGACTCCTTCGCTACCTTCCTCATTTGCATTCACAACACCGACTCTTCCACCAAGCCACCCGTCCGCAAGCAATGCGTTTCGCTCCTCACCCTGCTGTCGAACTCCCACGGCGACGCCCTTGCTCCCTTTTTGTCTAAGATGATCTCCACCGTCGTCCGCCGTCTCCGCGACCCCGACTCCGTCGTCCGATCCGCTTGCGTCGAGGCAGTTTCCGCCATGTCGTCTAAGATCACGACGCCGGCTTTTTCGTCGTCGTTCTTAAAGCCATTGATGGACGCTCTGGCAACGGAGCAAGACTTGAACTCTCAGATCGGCTCGGCGCTGTGTCTGGCCGGCGCGATCGATTCCGCGCCTGACCCGGACCCAGTACAGCTGAAGCGGAGCTTGCAGCGGCTCGGGAAGCTGGCGAAGAGCGAGAGTTTCAAGGCCAAGGCGGCACTGCTGGTGCTTGTTGGGAGCATTGTTGGTGCCGGTGGCGCGTCTAGCCAAGGCGCGTTGGACTGGCTTGTGCCCTGCGGGGTTGAGTTCTTGAGCAGCGAGGACTGGACAGTGAGGAAGGCTGCGGCCGAGGCGCTTGGGAAGGTGGCTACGGTGGAGACAGATTTGGCGCCGCTTTATAAAGCTTCGTGCTTGAATGCCTTGGAAAGTCGGAGATTTGATAAGGTATATTGCCTTCCCTACCTCCCAAATCGGTTGTTTGaggctctgtttggttgctgagaaagggtaggagaagaggaaaagtaTTGTGATTTCAATCCTATCAgctatttacttttctttttcttaataattttttgttgggattttagTAATTCGTTCTTTTAACAGGTGAAGGTAGTCCGGGAGACTATGAACCAAGCATTGGAGTTATGGAAGGTTCTTCTTGCCGGCGATTCCGAAGAGATTCCTGCTCCAATTCAATCCAGATCTTTAACTGGTAAAGGCTTTTTCTTCGTTTCAGAAACACCAAAATGTAGCAATAAACGCCTGCAACTTCTTTACTTGTTCAgtaatttgatcaaacggttttAGATTTATGACATGAGAAAGGAAACGAAAAGCGAAATAGAATTTTTTCGCCATGAATCTGAATTCAAAAGCTATTTTTGAAGTATGAAATTGTTGTTACTATGGTGTTAGTTTGTCCAATTTGAGTAAGCTCTGCTGTGGTCTTCATCCTGCTGTATAATCTTTAAAGTTAAACAACTTTAGAACCTGTCTAATGTCATGTAATCTTCTGTTTTCTGATGGATTTTTTTACCTATGGGACCAGATAATGGGATTGGTCGATGCTCTCCTCCGTCATTGAAAAGTTCCGATGATGCCGGTTTTAGGACTCCTCAACCAAAGAAAACAGTCCCCACAAACAGGTCCCCTCCATCAGATGCTTCTTTGGTGACTACAGCTAAAAAGGGAAATCCTTTAAGTAGAAGCGATAGAAACCCAGACGCGGCCGTGTTCTATAAGCAGGACCACAAGAAACCCTCTGattggaaaattgaaattgcTACGCCAAACTCCCTCTCTTTGACGGTGGCTCATAAGGATGATATTGTTAGGAGTGACTCTAGAGATCCGGATTCAGGAAAGAATGACCACATTGGAAATGGCAAGCCAGAAACTAATCACTTACTCTTTAGTAAGAATCATGGTGAAAAAGTACACAGATTTGGTAGTTTAAAATCTGGGTCACGTGTTGTTCCATTTAATGATGACGAGAACTATGACTCAGATATTGTAGTAGGAAATGCTGCAGAAGAAGTTTATGAGAACCAAAAGGATGCTGAGGATCTCAGTTTGATCCGTGAACAACTTATTCAGATTGAAAACCAGCAGTCCAGTTTATTAAACCTACTCCAGGTAGGTTCCTGATACTTGTTCACCTTTTCTctcttaataaaaatgtaaattgcACCACAACCCGAGGCATTACTTTCTTATTGTCATCTTTTTTACTTTATCTTTAGCGTCGTGGTGGTGTTATTGTTATTCAAAGACTCAAAGTTACTCTGCCTTACTTCTCATTACTCATTAGGCTCCAACCGCCCCATTGTTGCCTGGTCTTGGCAAACTTAAAATTTGATAATGGGGAATGGGATAGTGCAGGCATTTCTAGTTAGTCTTGTAATCTTAAGTTTTTTTTTGGACGTAGTTTAGTCCTACTATTTATCTTGTAGTCTCTGCTTGCTGACTTTGTTAGTCAGTTATTGTATTTTCAAAGTTTCATTCTTAAAAATCGTATCCTGTTGCGAACTTGAGGCTTTAGGACAATATTAAATTATACGTAGTGATGTACAATGTTAAAGAAGCTTCTGGTCTGCTACTGAATCCCCTTTTCCACTTGTATACAGAGATTTATTGGGAGCTCTCAGAGTGGGTTGAATGCTCTTGAGTCACGTGTACACGGCCTTGAGATGGCTCTTGATGAAATATCATACGATTTGGCAATATCAAGTGGAAGGGTCCCAAACACAGAATCTGCAGAAAATACATGCTGCAAGCTGCCTGGTGCAGAATTCTTGAGTTCCAAGTTCTGGCGTAGAACAGATGGGCGATGTACTACTTCAAGGCTCACTTCTGGAACCATTCCCTCACTCAACGCTGTGCCTAACATACCTAACAAAAATACAAGTACTGAATCGTGTACTTTTGACCGTGAAAGGTTTCAGCACCAAAGTAGGGGTGCATTTACTGGTTACTCGGTGGCAGAAATCCAAGATGCTGAGAGGGTTCAAGTTTCCAATGCTAGTTGTTATGATGGGGTATCGCCAACTACTTGTACACCATCAAGGAACCTGAACAAAAGGTAAGGATAACTAATCTTAGCACTTTATCTTTTACTTCTAGTTGTTACATTATATTTTCTTGTCTGCCTATTTACAGACTGGTAGTTTCACTTTTTCGTCATTCATAATTAGCTGGAGTTTCGGTCAAAGTAATTCCCATGCGGAAACTCATAGTGGATCTTTTGCAACACTTTCATGATTCATGAGTATATCTTTCTACTGAAAATGTCAACTTCCCACAAATTTCGTGAAAGCGTTCCAAATTCATCACCTCCAGTGGGCCACTGGCAATCTATGATGCATATTAAGTATCTGTTTACTGCTTTGGTAATATTTTACTGATTACCTCTGAAAGTTGAACAAAATTCTTCCAAGACATTGCAAAACTTTAATAAAGTTATTAGGATTTAAATCCCGCAACCATTTACTGCAATAgttctattttttgtttgttgaaattAGATTAAACTGTCGCTACGTTACACACACATTGTTTAGTGAAGGGGAGCCAGATAAAAAGCCTATACCCTTTCCATGTCCTGCCATCATATACAGCTTATCTGTAAAAGAAAATAGGTTCTCAATTCCGCAGCTTCCCACATCGAAGGAAATCAGTCTAGCACAAGTGCGTAAACAATCTTGTGCCTCCCCACCCATTACCTGAAATAGTTTAACTCgttggaagttttttttttttttaattttcttcaaaacgTAGGAAGTTATGATTGCTTAAAGTTTGTAATGTTCACTTTTTCCTCAaagaaatgatttctaactCACCTGTCTTCTTTCTCAGATCATCTGCTTAGAGAGAACGAAAGTGGAAATTGTTTGATGGGTCAATTTCGCGCTGGATACAACCATCATACTGTGGGTCATCGAAGGACCCGAACACATTAAATTGAAGGCGGATGCCGATCATGTCGATATGTAGGTGCCCATAATTTATGAGATTTCTAAATCAATGTAGCATTTGATGCACCGGGAGCATAGGGCTCTCCTGCTACATGTTACTCAAGAGTAGTCTTTTATAACATGTGTTCTATTTATTACTAACCTGCACCATTGCCGGTAAAGGGGAGGAAGTTAATCTGTACAGATCCAAGTTTGCTCATCTTTTCTTGGATTGCTGGTACTTGCTGTATATGATCAATAAGTTTTTTTAACGCTATAAATATACAAGTGGTATTGGAAAAGATAAACGCTCTTAATTATTTTCGGCTAGAAATTCAGAAACCTATTAGGACAAAAGAACGCGGGCTGCAAAATTGAAGCATGCCATCTCACACAAAAGCATAAGGTAAAACAATAAGGAGGCCAGCTGGTTTTAGATTCAAGCAATCCGAGCATAGTGGACAATCTACGGTTCATATGGCTGACTCCGATTTGTAGGATAAAATTTGATTGTTGTCGTGGTTTTATAAAAAGCCCATGCATGAACATGATGTAAACAAATAAAGCCCATAAGAGATTAAACAATCTTCTCGCGTTTAGGAATGGCCCAAACAAACACTACAGGTAGGGCTGTTTGGACTTTTAATTTTCCGGTTataaccttcttttttttttttaaacaaaagcaACAGACGAAATTAAACGAGAGCGTGTAGCAGGAGAAAAATGGATGTGTGGTTATTATTTCGCGGGTGTTATAAAATATGGAAGGTTCTTTCGTGCTCAGTAAGAGCAAGTTCTATCTATGGATTCCTATGTGTTTCGAACCGATCGGCAGAGTTGTTGTGGTAAACATGTTTTTGAATGCTTTCATTAGTGTGCCCTAGGCCATAATAAAATCTATGTTAATTAGACAGTCCTATCGAAAATTTTACCCCTGATCCAGGGGTATAACGAAAAATTGAGAAGTTTTGTTTATATGCTGCAGTCACCAAATGTTTTGAGTGCATATAGAAACCTCTTTTATCTCTAGGTGACTAGGTCGGTCAGAAAATGACataatcattttttgttttaaatgatGACACTAGtgagttaaattgttagttgttaggaGATAAAGAGATCCATAGAAATCGAACCCATATCAAAAAACATGAACAAGATTACTTTTTCCCACTACGAAAAAACGTCATCTGCAAATTGGCTCTTTTCGACCATTTTGGTGCTGGACCACGCCAGACAGGCTTATCACATACTCACAAACCGTTCACTTGTCcgacttataaaaaaaaattgcaaatatTCTAATATTTTCATAACATGCTCACAGTATAGGACCaaatttcaatatatatatatatatagacacacacacacacacacacacacacttccactgattaaaaaatatatatatttccacTTGaactgaattttttatttttgttagagGACCAATACCTAATTTCATAAACTTTTTGCTTattgtttaattaataattgagCAAGACTTGTTCTTGGTGTAACTAatagaaaattaataatataccCCAAAATGCCAAATGTATTCGTATCTACGGTCCTATTAATATTAAAAAGGCTATAATACTTACCGTCGTTTTCTAAATTGTTCAAACCTGTCAAGCACCCAAaagtattttcttaatttttaaaagttacaaagaaaaaataattgtttttgaCCCAATTATAATCAagcaatattattattttttcctgCAATTATATTCAGTATTCAGTGTAGCTAAATGCTACTCATAATGagtgtttaaaatattaatataagtGGAAATATCGATATGCAAATTGATGTGAATATAGAGTGAATATATCGATATACAGGTTTTCTTCAAcggaaattatgaaaatttgcaATGGGATGTGTATATCATCAACTTATTCATATTTAGTTgaaattagagaaaattttctcaaaaaaaaaaaaaaaaaatcaaaagtgcAAAATCTGTAATGGATTCTAGCAAAATTTTTATAGTAAATCAGTAAATATCATTgatattcattaatttttctatatCTCGCCAATATAGGATGAAGTTTGCGTTTCatggatattttaaacactgctCATAATTTGATAGGAAAAGTTTGCTAATGGAGTTGCGTCATGGATTAATTTCCCTTCATTTATCATTAGTTTCTTTCGGCCATCCTTTTTTACAAATGGTTTTATTCGTTGGGTTATGTAATTACTATGTTGAATTAGACCACAAAACCCATCAGAATCAACACTTTAACTTTATGATTTTAGGGTTTGGTTGCATGAAAAGTCCCTGTATTCGAATGTTCTATGGTGCGTTGATAGCCAATGTGAAAGTGAGTGCTTCACACAATTAAGTTATAActgttttgagatttaaaatgaTTATGTGAGTCTTTCCGTTTCCTAAAAAAGTATGCTGTCGTGACAAaaatactaattaattttttttttcttaaaaaaaaaaagaattaacaaAAATGCGTAGAAAACGAAAGGTGGAATTCATTTCCCAACTTTTATACAATTTGGTTAACTCCAATTTTCTAAAATGTG
This Pyrus communis chromosome 6, drPyrComm1.1, whole genome shotgun sequence DNA region includes the following protein-coding sequences:
- the LOC137737429 gene encoding TORTIFOLIA1-like protein 4, which translates into the protein MASLSRRASFGSSPQPTAASSTTDLKHRVITCLNKLADRDTLAMASAELDSIARTLAPDSFATFLICIHNTDSSTKPPVRKQCVSLLTLLSNSHGDALAPFLSKMISTVVRRLRDPDSVVRSACVEAVSAMSSKITTPAFSSSFLKPLMDALATEQDLNSQIGSALCLAGAIDSAPDPDPVQLKRSLQRLGKLAKSESFKAKAALLVLVGSIVGAGGASSQGALDWLVPCGVEFLSSEDWTVRKAAAEALGKVATVETDLAPLYKASCLNALESRRFDKVKVVRETMNQALELWKVLLAGDSEEIPAPIQSRSLTDNGIGRCSPPSLKSSDDAGFRTPQPKKTVPTNRSPPSDASLVTTAKKGNPLSRSDRNPDAAVFYKQDHKKPSDWKIEIATPNSLSLTVAHKDDIVRSDSRDPDSGKNDHIGNGKPETNHLLFSKNHGEKVHRFGSLKSGSRVVPFNDDENYDSDIVVGNAAEEVYENQKDAEDLSLIREQLIQIENQQSSLLNLLQRFIGSSQSGLNALESRVHGLEMALDEISYDLAISSGRVPNTESAENTCCKLPGAEFLSSKFWRRTDGRCTTSRLTSGTIPSLNAVPNIPNKNTSTESCTFDRERFQHQSRGAFTGYSVAEIQDAERVQVSNASCYDGVSPTTCTPSRNLNKRSSA